One Picosynechococcus sp. PCC 7003 DNA segment encodes these proteins:
- a CDS encoding MORN repeat-containing protein, whose translation MMMQHNRFLSFGLVLWGILGTAAIANGVTVSLPDGGQCEGEVVEGQLQGPVICVYGNGDRYEGEFVGGEKEGEGIYTFAADGRYEGEFQGGQIQGRGIREYGNGDRYEGEFEAGLPHGQGTFSTTDGGSYTGEFVAGIPNGEGTFVFSDGERCTGTVIDGDLMGPGVCEYSNGDRYEGSLKNNLPDGEGTFTFSDGSQYTGEVALGAITGEGVYTLTNGNEYAGEFVGGNFMGQGTFTFSNGDRCEGEFRDNLLNGPGVCAYADGDRYEGNFQNDLYQGAGVYIFSDGTRIEGTWAAGELVE comes from the coding sequence ATGATGATGCAGCACAATCGTTTTTTGTCCTTTGGTCTGGTTCTCTGGGGCATCCTGGGGACAGCGGCGATCGCCAATGGGGTAACTGTGTCTTTACCCGATGGTGGCCAATGTGAAGGTGAAGTGGTGGAAGGTCAACTCCAGGGGCCAGTGATCTGTGTGTATGGCAACGGCGATCGCTATGAAGGGGAGTTTGTCGGCGGCGAAAAAGAGGGCGAGGGAATCTATACTTTTGCGGCGGATGGACGTTACGAAGGGGAATTCCAAGGGGGCCAAATCCAGGGCCGCGGCATCCGGGAATATGGCAATGGCGATCGCTATGAGGGAGAGTTTGAAGCGGGACTACCCCACGGTCAAGGTACCTTTTCGACAACTGACGGCGGCAGTTACACGGGTGAATTTGTGGCGGGCATCCCCAACGGCGAGGGAACCTTTGTCTTTAGTGATGGCGAGCGTTGTACGGGTACTGTCATCGACGGCGATCTCATGGGGCCGGGTGTCTGTGAATATAGCAATGGCGATCGCTACGAGGGGTCATTAAAGAATAACCTTCCCGACGGTGAAGGGACTTTTACCTTTAGTGATGGCAGTCAGTACACTGGGGAAGTGGCCCTGGGGGCAATTACTGGCGAAGGAGTTTACACCCTGACCAATGGCAATGAGTATGCCGGGGAATTTGTTGGTGGTAACTTCATGGGCCAAGGTACCTTTACCTTTAGCAATGGCGATCGCTGCGAAGGGGAGTTTAGGGATAATCTACTGAACGGCCCAGGGGTCTGTGCCTATGCCGATGGCGATCGCTACGAAGGCAATTTCCAAAATGATCTCTACCAGGGGGCCGGGGTTTATATTTTCAGCGATGGCACCCGCATTGAAGGCACTTGGGCAGCGGGGGAACTGGTTGAATGA
- a CDS encoding CHASE2 domain-containing protein, which translates to MAQRLIILKIITGSFKAGFTVALDVEQHHQGQIQTCLKDYYGHLPPLPENLNLEQHYHAWLETIRTAPSDQAQTHRGIKVKSKQAIAKRYEAPRNQSRQALQATMAQWLTTSDPRWHDLEKQILQWCQPEQWQTCLVIQISQALYQDNPATADLLGKLPWREWPLLQTQHISLALNTRQYGEAPLNLAPKTARRQYIPWYRAFFPRTRILHLIGDSGGLDLKPDQRVLAQLKDAEIVTLQSPSYGELSRRLRDPRGFDLLIYSGHSEACYDEDLAAMLLSEADGVTIQDLQRSFQKAIANGLQFALFNSCASSQLAETLLNYGLKTIISMQAEIPDPVAHHFIERFFVHYAQGKLPLFRALGETLIDLEEYDQDYPGVAWLPLMHHNPSTVPPRWTSLRSKPRSIRRQGLVGIGAIAVTLALRSLGLLQPLDLKLFDLFLRSQPFPKPETERVVVVTIDPDDLDILRQNGLQVETGDDVIADAALADVLEKIQAYEPRWLGLDIIRDLPIADAGTAQLQALLQSSEQLFVTCGFPDETGNEQLPPPGIDPAYLSFNNFPIDPDRVIRRQLLYLDPLENSTCNASQSLAFSLALNYLSDAGIVPMDRASLTWNDAVFPALAETPGSYLNQRRLGGGYQILFRPQPRGYLREISITTLYADSDQRLNLKDKVVLLGYRHKDLHRTAFGPEIPGVVIQGQMVQQFLDGVLENQPQLWVLAPWGEMLWLVAWGVIPSFGIGLLLIFGQSQGKGYGLLLGCGIVGSGFAWFVLKTWGLWLPLGSPLVLLLALFGGTIIAARTRES; encoded by the coding sequence ATGGCACAGCGATTGATCATCCTAAAAATAATTACGGGCAGTTTTAAGGCGGGTTTTACTGTTGCCCTCGATGTGGAACAGCACCACCAAGGCCAGATTCAGACTTGTCTAAAGGATTACTATGGCCATTTACCGCCCCTACCGGAAAATCTCAACCTCGAACAGCACTATCATGCTTGGCTAGAAACCATCCGCACCGCCCCCAGTGACCAAGCCCAGACCCACCGGGGTATTAAGGTCAAAAGCAAACAGGCGATCGCCAAACGTTATGAAGCCCCCCGCAACCAAAGCCGCCAAGCCCTACAAGCAACGATGGCGCAATGGCTAACGACATCAGACCCCAGGTGGCATGACCTCGAAAAACAAATCCTGCAATGGTGCCAACCAGAGCAGTGGCAAACCTGTCTGGTGATACAAATTTCCCAAGCCCTCTACCAAGATAATCCGGCTACCGCTGATCTCCTGGGTAAACTGCCCTGGCGCGAATGGCCCCTCCTGCAAACGCAACATATTTCCCTGGCACTTAATACCCGTCAATACGGCGAAGCTCCGTTAAACCTTGCACCCAAAACCGCTCGCCGCCAATATATCCCCTGGTACCGGGCTTTTTTCCCAAGAACACGGATTCTCCATTTAATCGGTGATAGTGGTGGCCTGGATCTCAAACCCGATCAACGGGTACTGGCCCAGCTCAAGGATGCTGAGATTGTCACCCTCCAATCTCCCAGCTATGGGGAACTCAGCCGTCGCCTCCGGGATCCCCGTGGTTTTGACCTGCTCATTTACTCGGGCCATAGTGAAGCTTGCTATGACGAAGATTTAGCAGCGATGCTCCTCAGTGAAGCAGATGGGGTGACGATCCAAGATTTACAACGCTCTTTCCAAAAGGCGATCGCCAATGGTCTCCAATTTGCCCTGTTTAATTCCTGTGCCAGTAGCCAACTCGCGGAAACCCTCCTCAACTATGGCCTGAAGACGATTATTTCGATGCAGGCGGAAATCCCTGATCCCGTCGCCCACCACTTCATCGAACGCTTCTTTGTTCACTATGCCCAGGGAAAACTCCCCCTCTTTCGAGCCCTGGGGGAAACCCTGATAGATCTCGAAGAATACGACCAAGATTATCCGGGGGTGGCCTGGTTGCCCCTGATGCACCACAATCCCAGCACGGTGCCGCCCCGCTGGACAAGTCTACGCAGTAAACCCCGTTCCATCCGTCGTCAGGGTCTGGTGGGTATCGGGGCGATCGCCGTCACCCTAGCCCTCCGTTCCCTCGGTTTATTGCAGCCCCTAGACCTAAAATTATTTGATCTATTTCTGCGGAGTCAGCCCTTCCCCAAGCCAGAGACAGAACGGGTCGTGGTCGTCACCATTGATCCCGATGATCTCGATATTCTGCGACAAAATGGCCTCCAGGTAGAGACAGGCGATGATGTCATTGCCGATGCAGCCTTGGCGGATGTATTAGAAAAAATTCAAGCCTATGAACCCCGCTGGTTGGGTTTGGATATCATCCGGGATCTGCCCATTGCCGATGCTGGTACAGCCCAATTGCAGGCACTTCTACAGTCCAGTGAGCAGCTTTTTGTTACCTGTGGTTTTCCCGATGAAACGGGTAATGAACAGTTGCCGCCCCCAGGTATTGATCCGGCTTACCTGAGTTTTAATAACTTTCCCATCGATCCCGACCGGGTCATTCGCCGCCAACTGCTCTACCTCGATCCCCTAGAGAACTCAACCTGTAATGCGTCCCAATCCCTTGCTTTTTCCCTGGCACTGAACTATCTGAGCGATGCAGGGATTGTGCCTATGGACAGAGCCAGCCTCACTTGGAATGATGCTGTTTTTCCGGCCCTGGCTGAAACCCCTGGCAGCTATCTCAATCAGCGGCGCTTGGGTGGGGGCTATCAAATCCTCTTTCGACCGCAACCGCGTGGCTACTTACGGGAAATTAGCATCACCACCCTCTACGCGGACAGTGATCAACGGCTCAACCTCAAGGATAAGGTGGTACTTCTGGGCTACCGTCACAAGGATCTCCACCGCACGGCCTTTGGCCCAGAGATTCCAGGGGTGGTGATCCAAGGGCAAATGGTGCAGCAGTTTTTGGATGGGGTACTAGAAAATCAGCCTCAGCTTTGGGTTTTAGCGCCCTGGGGGGAAATGCTTTGGTTAGTGGCCTGGGGAGTCATACCCAGTTTTGGGATCGGTCTATTGTTAATCTTTGGGCAATCCCAAGGGAAAGGGTATGGCCTATTGTTGGGGTGTGGCATCGTTGGAAGTGGCTTTGCTTGGTTTGTGTTGAAAACCTGGGGGCTATGGTTGCCTTTGGGATCTCCCTTAGTGCTGTTATTGGCATTATTTGGGGGTACGATAATAGCAGCAAGAACGAGAGAATCATAA
- a CDS encoding DUF2281 domain-containing protein, with product MTAAEKLHQLIQTLPEDQINEVLHFAEFLQQKQQQSASANVIPPGTLTGLRGIVKHREST from the coding sequence ATGACTGCTGCCGAAAAACTCCACCAACTGATCCAAACCTTACCGGAAGACCAGATTAACGAAGTGCTCCACTTCGCCGAATTTCTCCAGCAGAAACAACAGCAATCAGCTTCCGCAAACGTTATTCCCCCTGGGACTCTGACAGGATTGCGGGGCATTGTAAAACATCGTGAGTCAACTTGA
- a CDS encoding DUF928 domain-containing protein: MTILSRLALWTGLILSQGQTLAAQPATETTQGASKPKKEKPIRWQPPADVGSSGRRTGNPPPTVQGGSRNGCVYEGDLPLTALIPSSYEGRVGVEAPVLQVYFPYSGEQQVRLTVQTYTGTELLEVYQGQFLLKDAMGFVGLPLPSQLALEKDLVYRWRFSVLCEGKIGDYVEGNFSLEPRELEPELVAELAEASALEKAEIYLEQGWWYDAITVLSGLRTDSQGTQLWAELLTVEGLMGFVLVQE, from the coding sequence ATGACTATTTTATCTCGTCTTGCGCTGTGGACGGGCTTAATCTTGTCTCAGGGTCAAACGTTAGCGGCTCAACCAGCGACAGAGACAACCCAAGGTGCTTCGAAGCCGAAGAAGGAAAAACCGATTCGGTGGCAACCGCCGGCTGATGTGGGGAGTTCGGGACGGCGCACGGGTAATCCACCGCCCACGGTGCAGGGGGGCTCCCGGAATGGTTGTGTCTATGAGGGAGATTTACCGTTAACGGCGTTGATTCCCAGTAGTTATGAGGGCAGGGTCGGGGTAGAGGCTCCGGTGCTCCAGGTTTATTTTCCCTACAGTGGTGAGCAGCAAGTGAGGCTTACGGTTCAGACCTATACGGGAACGGAACTTTTAGAAGTTTATCAAGGGCAGTTTTTGTTAAAGGATGCGATGGGTTTTGTTGGGTTGCCGTTACCGTCTCAGTTAGCCTTAGAAAAAGATCTGGTCTATCGCTGGCGATTTTCGGTGCTCTGCGAGGGCAAAATTGGCGATTATGTAGAGGGGAATTTTAGCCTGGAACCAAGGGAGCTTGAGCCGGAGTTGGTCGCGGAGTTGGCGGAAGCTTCAGCACTAGAAAAGGCGGAAATTTATCTAGAACAGGGTTGGTGGTATGACGCAATAACGGTTTTGTCTGGGCTACGGACTGATTCCCAGGGGACGCAGTTATGGGCGGAATTGCTCACAGTGGAAGGGTTGATGGGTTTTGTTTTAGTTCAGGAGTAG
- a CDS encoding DUF1822 family protein, whose amino-acid sequence MNPNSHQQPTIPLTAPDRQWVKNIAIQSGCEGEKLKTLIKNLLAVRAIAHWLDIYGIPYAWEKSYCSQPLMHLNENCADLYLAGLGRLECRATTSNQRTVAVEPEAWTDRLGYVVVQLQDDLQDSQLLGFVETVRDGVIFRDQLQPIEGLFGVFAAVELQNAPVNSLNQVAETIQAWLSRALDNAWQVGDFYFGQPSFAPVRSQTTVRKVIAQLQNTSNEASKQRLMITLGELAQTETKGEAIATLVNILRQSTQEDTRWLAASTLARLDPKHPQAAHRLRKTLAASLSLLDNPLELNIALMPSINQEIDAIIEVGCANSQQQLPNGLQLSLWSAENELIDEISVTASQGTPKNYLKMTLEIEPGTDFRVQLSLGAQQVSELIHL is encoded by the coding sequence ATGAACCCAAACTCCCACCAACAACCCACCATTCCCCTCACCGCCCCAGACCGGCAGTGGGTGAAAAATATTGCGATTCAATCTGGTTGTGAAGGCGAGAAACTAAAGACGTTAATTAAAAATCTGTTGGCAGTGCGGGCGATCGCCCATTGGTTAGATATCTATGGCATTCCCTACGCCTGGGAAAAAAGCTATTGCAGTCAGCCCTTAATGCACCTCAATGAAAATTGTGCAGACTTATATTTGGCTGGGTTGGGCCGCCTGGAATGTCGTGCCACAACAAGCAATCAGCGCACAGTTGCAGTGGAGCCGGAAGCCTGGACAGACCGACTGGGCTATGTGGTAGTTCAGTTGCAGGATGATCTCCAAGATAGTCAACTGCTCGGCTTTGTTGAAACAGTGAGGGATGGGGTGATTTTCAGAGATCAGTTGCAACCGATAGAAGGCTTATTTGGGGTATTCGCTGCGGTGGAACTGCAAAATGCCCCTGTGAATTCCCTTAATCAAGTGGCGGAAACGATCCAAGCCTGGCTGAGTCGTGCCCTAGATAATGCCTGGCAGGTGGGAGACTTTTATTTTGGCCAGCCCAGCTTTGCGCCAGTGCGCAGTCAGACCACAGTACGCAAGGTGATCGCCCAACTCCAGAACACCAGCAATGAAGCCAGTAAACAGCGGCTCATGATTACCCTGGGAGAATTAGCCCAGACAGAGACGAAAGGCGAGGCGATCGCCACTTTGGTGAATATTTTGCGGCAGAGTACCCAGGAGGATACCCGCTGGTTAGCGGCCAGTACCCTCGCCCGTCTAGACCCCAAGCATCCCCAGGCGGCCCATCGACTGCGGAAAACCCTTGCTGCTAGTCTCAGTCTTTTGGACAATCCCCTTGAATTGAACATTGCCCTGATGCCCAGCATCAACCAAGAGATCGACGCGATTATTGAGGTGGGTTGTGCCAATAGCCAACAGCAGCTCCCTAATGGTTTGCAGTTGAGTCTCTGGTCGGCAGAAAATGAATTAATCGACGAAATCAGCGTCACTGCTAGCCAAGGGACACCAAAAAATTATTTAAAAATGACCCTAGAGATCGAACCGGGCACAGATTTTCGGGTGCAACTGAGCCTAGGCGCACAGCAGGTGAGTGAACTGATTCATCTCTAA
- a CDS encoding CHAT domain-containing protein: MSSFWLKSLRGLMVLGMTLQPVELMAQEEPEFLLNVQKELTAKDSMLEDGSFLDSYSFDMKEGQNIIIQLESEYFNPYWTIFNNEGEKVLEQNDLISFPDMGYFLGGLAPGAYLLKITAADNSIVNGYSVRIKEATEIDKQKNQARILNRLGLAYNNIGEKELALNSFQEALAINRAIEDLKSESDNLNNIGYLYISLGKTQEALDYYQQALSVSEKISDISGVVTTLGNIASVYSLLGEYDKALASYIEVLVKQREIQDISGEVTTLSNIGYLYTSIGENRKALDYYYEALSLNKKIGDNISEGITLNNIGSAYQYLGKYDRAINYFQESLLIKKDHNGEATSLNNIGSVYEILGENQQSLDYYQQALLIIRKTGYRFGEAGSLNNIGSVYSSLGEYEKALDYYLQALLVSREIGSQSTEATSLNNLGLYHYILNDKEKILSYYQEALKINRAINNKLGEATVLNNLGLYYTSLQNYEKAFDYYQQALSLSNSIMYNLGEASSLNNFAYLFFEKGDYQKANQYFYRSLELKELINNKDLDDVLKISFLDTYRNTYKSLQKSLITENKQTEALEIAERGRARALVELLNKRFSGSAEFIPMAKPTIAELKAIAKDHDSTLVTYSLIPSETAPRQFENTELYIYVITPQGDVEFRAVDLTQRPNFSEAIAAARKTVSTPPPERGDRSGAGHTSSYQFTDFQVGDYVKLQGEFPTDEPWQIIALNPNSQTLTLDQTQRETPLENVSPNRIATKTDTSLQQLHQILIDPIADLLPSNPDDDVIFMPQDALFGIPFPALQDANGEYLIEKHTILTSPSIQVLSQTAAQNKRLNSQPKPSNRALVVGNPFPYPKNLNSLENAVTEAQNIGELLGVKPLLGKAATEAKVLEQMSQADILHFATHASFDDQNGIRSAIYLTAEPNAPDDDLFETPGRITAEEIFNQFENNPLNARLAVLSACDTGQGEITGDGVIGLSRSLIAAGVPSVLVSLWSVDDASTSELMTEFYRQWQNNNVDKATALRNAMLQTKAEYPEPYYWSAFTLIGEAE; this comes from the coding sequence ATGAGTTCATTTTGGTTGAAGTCTTTGAGGGGGTTGATGGTTCTAGGGATGACGTTACAGCCAGTAGAGTTAATGGCTCAGGAGGAACCGGAGTTTTTATTAAATGTGCAGAAGGAGCTAACAGCAAAGGATTCCATGTTAGAGGATGGTAGTTTCTTGGATTCATATTCTTTTGATATGAAAGAAGGTCAAAATATAATTATTCAACTAGAAAGTGAGTATTTTAATCCTTACTGGACGATTTTTAATAATGAAGGCGAGAAAGTCCTTGAGCAAAACGATTTAATTAGCTTTCCAGACATGGGCTATTTTTTAGGAGGTTTAGCTCCCGGAGCTTATTTATTAAAAATAACTGCGGCAGACAACTCAATAGTAAATGGGTACTCTGTACGCATCAAAGAAGCAACAGAAATAGATAAGCAAAAAAATCAAGCTAGAATTCTTAATAGACTGGGGTTGGCATATAATAATATAGGGGAAAAAGAACTAGCACTTAATTCTTTTCAAGAAGCTCTCGCAATCAATAGAGCAATTGAAGATTTAAAAAGTGAATCCGATAATCTTAACAATATTGGTTATTTATACATCTCTTTGGGTAAGACTCAAGAAGCACTTGATTATTATCAGCAAGCTTTATCCGTCAGCGAAAAAATCAGTGATATTTCAGGAGTGGTAACGACTCTTGGTAATATTGCTTCAGTTTATAGCTTGCTAGGAGAATATGATAAAGCACTAGCATCTTATATTGAAGTACTTGTTAAACAAAGAGAGATCCAAGATATTTCTGGAGAAGTCACTACATTAAGTAATATTGGATACCTCTATACTTCTATAGGTGAAAATAGAAAAGCATTAGATTATTATTATGAAGCTTTATCTCTTAATAAAAAAATTGGCGATAATATAAGCGAGGGTATAACCCTCAATAATATTGGATCAGCTTACCAATATTTAGGAAAATATGATAGAGCAATAAATTATTTTCAAGAATCTCTTTTAATAAAAAAAGATCATAATGGAGAGGCAACAAGCTTAAATAATATCGGATCAGTTTATGAAATTTTAGGAGAGAATCAACAATCACTTGATTATTATCAACAGGCCTTGTTAATTATTAGAAAAACTGGTTATCGATTTGGAGAAGCTGGGAGCTTAAATAATATCGGATCAGTTTATAGCTCATTGGGAGAGTACGAAAAAGCATTAGATTATTATTTGCAAGCTCTATTAGTTAGTCGAGAAATTGGCAGTCAGTCAACTGAAGCTACAAGCTTGAACAATCTTGGTTTATATCATTATATATTGAATGATAAGGAAAAGATATTAAGCTACTATCAGGAAGCATTAAAAATCAACCGAGCAATAAATAATAAATTGGGCGAGGCAACAGTCTTAAACAACCTTGGATTATATTATACTTCATTACAGAATTATGAAAAAGCATTTGATTATTATCAACAAGCTCTCTCTCTTAGCAATTCCATTATGTATAATCTCGGGGAAGCATCCTCTCTAAATAATTTTGCGTATCTTTTTTTTGAAAAAGGAGATTATCAAAAAGCTAATCAATACTTTTATCGGTCTCTTGAACTAAAAGAGTTAATCAACAATAAAGATTTAGATGATGTTCTCAAAATATCTTTTTTAGATACTTATCGAAATACATATAAAAGTTTACAAAAAAGTTTAATTACAGAAAATAAACAAACAGAAGCCTTAGAAATTGCTGAACGAGGCCGTGCTCGCGCCTTGGTAGAACTCCTCAACAAGCGCTTTTCCGGTAGTGCCGAATTTATCCCCATGGCTAAACCCACAATCGCCGAACTCAAGGCGATCGCCAAAGACCACGACAGCACCCTCGTTACCTATTCCCTCATCCCCAGCGAAACCGCCCCTCGACAATTTGAAAACACAGAACTCTATATCTACGTCATTACCCCCCAGGGAGATGTAGAATTCCGCGCCGTTGACCTCACCCAAAGGCCAAACTTCTCAGAGGCGATCGCCGCTGCCCGTAAAACCGTTAGTACTCCACCCCCAGAACGAGGCGATCGCAGTGGCGCAGGGCATACAAGCAGCTATCAATTTACTGATTTCCAAGTAGGCGATTACGTCAAACTCCAAGGCGAATTTCCCACCGACGAACCCTGGCAGATTATTGCCCTCAACCCCAACAGCCAAACCCTCACCCTCGACCAAACCCAACGGGAAACCCCCCTCGAAAACGTCAGCCCCAACCGCATTGCCACAAAAACCGATACCTCTCTCCAGCAACTCCACCAAATCCTGATCGATCCCATCGCCGACCTCTTACCCAGCAATCCCGATGATGATGTAATCTTTATGCCCCAAGACGCCCTCTTTGGGATTCCCTTCCCCGCCCTCCAGGATGCCAATGGTGAATATCTCATTGAAAAACACACCATCCTCACCTCCCCCTCGATCCAAGTCCTTAGTCAAACTGCCGCCCAAAACAAACGCCTCAATAGCCAACCCAAACCAAGTAATCGAGCCCTAGTAGTGGGTAATCCCTTCCCCTACCCGAAAAACCTCAATTCCCTCGAAAACGCCGTCACCGAAGCCCAGAATATTGGTGAACTCCTAGGCGTTAAACCCCTCCTGGGCAAAGCCGCCACCGAAGCAAAGGTTTTAGAACAAATGTCCCAGGCGGACATCTTGCACTTCGCCACCCACGCCAGCTTCGACGACCAAAATGGTATCCGTAGCGCCATCTACCTCACTGCTGAACCCAATGCCCCTGACGATGACCTCTTTGAAACCCCAGGCCGGATCACCGCCGAGGAAATCTTCAACCAATTTGAAAACAATCCCCTCAATGCCAGATTAGCCGTCCTCAGTGCCTGCGATACCGGCCAAGGAGAAATTACAGGGGATGGGGTGATTGGCCTATCCCGCTCCCTGATTGCCGCTGGGGTGCCCAGCGTGCTTGTCTCCCTCTGGAGTGTGGATGATGCCTCTACGAGCGAACTGATGACAGAGTTCTATCGCCAATGGCAAAACAACAATGTAGACAAAGCCACAGCCCTCCGCAATGCGATGCTCCAAACCAAGGCAGAATACCCAGAACCCTACTACTGGAGTGCCTTTACCCTCATTGGTGAGGCCGAATAA
- a CDS encoding TonB family protein: MSMSDFCQQERQNEQEILKKWLTYGLTGSVALHAGALFGLRWLPPVETVSTEQPPLEFIVTETSPVEEPEVVEETPPEPLGTPPIPAANPNVPALSAEINSPVLVPQIKQTATAPTVRPQEAPPEPQVQKTSPESQPQEPAPDPEPQVVEDPPVPLSPKNFNPLQGQLQAAASGVNRNIAANNNNATGANRSQPTNPGTASRPLGQTSGNSGLNALRNGLQGNGRQNNLGNSNVPANQTGAQRSTPNRPVNNPPAAPVASGAGCSAPSQPQFPASLASRGIEARPVVEVITATNGGVAQARIVQSSNYAALDQAALSAARGIRCPSGEQRRVRLAINFAQPGTNFQREAQQRQAEVEQQRQAQIAREQEQQRQAELARQQQEAEAQQHQAELARQQQEAEAQQRAQQEQQRQAELKQQEQAEAERERQAALEQQRQVEAERQRQAELERQRQAEVERQRQAELEQQQQQIPPAEVGS; this comes from the coding sequence ATGAGTATGTCTGACTTTTGTCAGCAAGAGCGGCAAAATGAACAGGAAATCCTGAAAAAATGGTTGACCTATGGGTTGACAGGCTCTGTCGCCCTCCATGCAGGAGCTTTGTTCGGGTTGCGCTGGTTACCTCCAGTGGAAACGGTCTCTACAGAACAACCACCCTTAGAATTCATCGTCACTGAAACTTCGCCTGTTGAGGAACCGGAAGTTGTTGAGGAAACTCCCCCAGAGCCCCTGGGTACCCCGCCAATACCTGCGGCAAATCCGAATGTGCCTGCTCTAAGTGCAGAGATCAATAGCCCTGTGCTAGTGCCTCAGATCAAACAAACTGCTACAGCCCCCACAGTCCGCCCCCAGGAAGCCCCACCAGAACCGCAAGTTCAGAAGACATCCCCTGAGTCACAACCCCAAGAACCCGCACCAGATCCAGAACCCCAGGTGGTTGAGGATCCCCCTGTTCCCCTATCGCCTAAAAACTTTAATCCATTACAGGGCCAACTCCAGGCCGCTGCATCTGGGGTCAATCGCAATATTGCCGCAAACAATAACAATGCGACAGGGGCCAATCGTTCCCAACCGACAAACCCCGGTACTGCTTCTCGACCCCTGGGGCAAACTTCGGGGAATTCAGGCTTGAATGCTTTACGTAATGGCCTCCAAGGGAATGGTCGTCAAAATAATCTTGGCAATAGCAATGTTCCCGCTAACCAAACGGGTGCCCAGCGGTCTACCCCGAATCGACCGGTGAATAATCCTCCAGCGGCTCCTGTGGCTTCTGGTGCCGGTTGTTCTGCCCCAAGCCAACCCCAATTTCCGGCCTCCCTCGCCTCCCGTGGTATCGAAGCCCGTCCTGTGGTGGAGGTCATCACAGCAACCAATGGCGGCGTCGCCCAGGCCAGGATTGTCCAATCTAGTAACTATGCGGCGTTGGATCAGGCTGCATTATCAGCAGCAAGGGGAATTCGTTGTCCCAGTGGCGAACAACGGCGGGTTAGACTGGCGATTAACTTTGCCCAACCCGGCACAAATTTTCAGCGGGAAGCCCAACAACGCCAAGCCGAAGTGGAACAACAGCGACAGGCGCAAATCGCCCGGGAACAGGAACAACAACGTCAGGCAGAATTGGCCCGCCAGCAACAGGAAGCTGAGGCTCAACAACATCAGGCAGAATTAGCCCGCCAGCAACAGGAAGCTGAGGCACAGCAACGGGCGCAACAGGAACAGCAACGTCAGGCAGAATTGAAACAACAGGAGCAGGCTGAAGCAGAACGGGAAAGACAAGCTGCATTAGAGCAACAACGGCAGGTAGAGGCAGAACGGCAACGGCAGGCGGAACTAGAACGTCAGAGACAAGCTGAGGTAGAACGCCAAAGACAGGCGGAATTAGAACAGCAACAGCAACAAATTCCCCCAGCAGAGGTTGGGAGCTAA